GGGTGCCGGGCGGCCGTACGAGTCGTCGGGCCGTCCGCCACCCCACGGCTCTCCAGAGCCGCCGGCCGGTGGTCCGAAGTTCGTCATCAACGCCCTCCCGGGTGCGCCAGTGTTGAGAGGCCGGCCACCAAGAGGCGACGCCGACGCCGAGGCCACCGTAGCGTGGTCCACCGATGAGCTCACGCCCCGCAAGTGCGACGCCGACCGGTCCCGGTTCCCTCGGAGCCGCGCCGGGGCAGGTCGCCACCCCCACCCGACCGGCCCTGATCTGGACCGGCCTGATCCTCGTCTACGTTCTCTGGGGTTCCACCTACCTGGCCATCCGGATCGCCGTCGAGTCGCTGCCGTCGCTCGCCTCGGCCGCCCTCCGCTTCGCCGCCGCCGCGCTCGTGCTGGCGGTCGTGCTGCTGCTCCGCCGGGGACCGGGTGCGCTCCGGGTCGACCGGCGCCAACTCGGCTCCGCCGCGCTGGTCGGGGTGCTGCTGCTCGCCGGCGGCAACGGCCTGGTCGTGCTCGCCGAATCCGGGCCGCCCGGCGTCGCGCTCCCCTCCGGGATCGCCGCCCTGCTGGTGGCGACCGTCCCGCTGCTGGTGGTGCTGCTGCGTACGCTCACCGGCGACCGCCCCCGACTCTGGACCTTCGCCGGGGTGACCCTCGGCTTCCTCGGCCTGGTGCTGCTCGTGCTCCCCACCGGTGGCTCCGGCGCGGTGCCGCTGGCCGGGGCGCTGACCGTGGTGGTGGGTGCCGCCTGCTGGTCGGTCGGCTCGTTCCTCTCCAACCGGATCCGGATGCCCGCCGACCCCTTCGTCGCCACCGTCTACGAGATGGTCGCCGGTGCCGCCGCGCTGGCCGTGCTCGCCCTGCTCCGCGGCGAGCTGCGCGACTTCTCCCCGGCCGAGGTGACCGGCCGGTCGTGGGGGGCGCTGGCGTACCTCATGGTGGCCGGCTCGCTGGTCGCCTTCACCGCGTACGTCTGGCTGCTGCACCACGCGCCGATCTCCCTGGTCTCCACCTACGCGTACGTCAATCCGGCGGTCGCGGTGGCGCTCGGCGCGCTCGTCGCGGCGGAGCCGGTCACCGCGCAGGTGCTGCTGGGCGGCGCGGTGATCGTGGCCGGGGTGGCGCTGGTGGTGAGCACCGAGCGGCCCCGCCGGCCGGTCGACGGGGCGGAACCGGCGGCGAACCGCCGGTAACATCCCGGCTCGTGTCCGCCGGACTGGTGACCGCCGTGGCGCTGCTCGGCGCCCTGGCCGGCGGCGCCGCTCCGACGGTGGCCCGCCGGTTCACCACCGCCCGGCCGCCCCACGCGACGCCGGACGGGCCACCGGTCCGGCCAGGGACGTCGCCGCCGACGGGGCGGCCCCGACCCGGGTGGACGGCGGTCGTCGGGGCAGCCGTCGGCGCGGTGGTCCTCGGTGGACTCGCCGCCGACCGGGGCGCCGACCCGGCGCTGCCGGCGTTGCTGCTGGTCGCGGCGGTCGGGCTGGTGCTCGTACCCGTGGATCTGGCCTGCCTGCGGCTGCCGGACCCGCTGGTGGCCGCGGTGGCGGTGGGCGGGGGTGCCGGGCTCGTCGGCGCGGCGCTGGTCACCGGCGCGGCCGACCGGCTGCCTCCGGCGCTGGCCGGCGCGGCGCTCTCCCTCACCGGTTACGTCGTGCTGGCGCTGCTGCCCGGCTCACGGCTCGGGTTCGGTGACGTGAAGCTCGCCGCCGCGCTCGGCCTGCCGCTCGGTTGGCTGGGCTGGCCGACCCTCGGACTCGGACTGCTCCTGCCGCACCTGCTCAACGGCGTGGCCGTGCTCGCGCTGCTCGCCACCCGTCGGGTACGCCGGGACACCCCGCTGCCCTTCGGCCCGGCCCTCCTCGCCGGTTTCTGGCTGGCGGTGCTGCTCGGCTGACCCGCCGCTCAGATAAGCCTGAGTTGCCGGTCCTTCGGGCGGCGCGGCTCCGCCTCACCGAAGCGTTCGAAGAGGCCGGGGTCGATCACGTCCAGGAACGGCGACGGGCGGCAGTCGCGTTCCGCCCCGTGCCGGACCCGGCGCGCGGCGTGGCTGACGTACAGCCGGTCCTGGGCGCGGGTCAGGCCGACGAAGAAGAGCCGCCGCTCCTCGGCGACCGCGTCCTCGTCCTGCTCGGTGCCGGGCCAGCGCAGCGGCAGCAACCCGTCCTCGGCCCCCACCAGGAAGACGACCGGGAACTCCAGGCCCTTCGCGGCGTGCAGGGTGAGCAGGGTGACCGCCTCGGCGCGCGGGTCGAGGGCGTCCACCTCCGCGCCGGTCGAAAGCTGGGACAGGAACAGCCCGAGGTCGTCGCCGCAGCGCCGGGCCAGCGGGGTGAGCAGGTCCACCGCCGTACGGACGTCCTCGGGGCGGACCGTGCCCGTGCCGTCCAGGGTCGGTACGGCGAACCGCTCCGCCAGCACCTGCCCGGCCAGCCGGACCCGGGCGGCCAACGCGCCGTCGAGGCCGTCGGCGTGCCGCAGTTCACGCGCGATGGCCAGCACCCCGGGCCGGTCCCGCAGCCGGTCGTGCGAGCGCTTCTGCACCGGGATGTTGGCCCGGGACAGGGCGTCCACGATGGGCGCGGCCTGGGAGTCGGTGCGGTACAGCACGGCGATGTCCGAGAAGGAGAGCGTGGTCGACCGGCCGTCGATCCGACCCGAGTCCAGCGACCGGTGGGACAGGCCGCCGACCAGCTCGTCGACGGTGCGGACCACGAAGTCGGCCTCGTCGGCGACGGTGGCCGCCGGATAGCGGCCGACCAGCGGGGCCTCCAGGTCGAGCCGGGCCGGGTCCAGTCGACGACCGCGCACCAGCGACGACGGCGCGATCGCCTGCACCGCCGCGGCCAGGATCGGCGCGGACGAACGGTAGTTGCGGTTCAGCCGGACCAGCCGGGCGTCGGTGAAGTCCTGCGAGAAACGCAGGAAGTAGCCGACGTCGGCACCCCGGAACGAATAGATCGCCTGGTCCGGGTCGCCGATCGCGCAGAGGTTGCCGTCGGCCGGGCTGAGCAGGCGCAGCAGCTCGTACTGCACGGCGTCGACGTCCTGGTACTCGTCGACGAAGATCCACCGCCAGCGGTCGCGGTACTCC
This genomic interval from Micromonospora sp. CCTCC AA 2012012 contains the following:
- a CDS encoding EamA family transporter is translated as MSSRPASATPTGPGSLGAAPGQVATPTRPALIWTGLILVYVLWGSTYLAIRIAVESLPSLASAALRFAAAALVLAVVLLLRRGPGALRVDRRQLGSAALVGVLLLAGGNGLVVLAESGPPGVALPSGIAALLVATVPLLVVLLRTLTGDRPRLWTFAGVTLGFLGLVLLVLPTGGSGAVPLAGALTVVVGAACWSVGSFLSNRIRMPADPFVATVYEMVAGAAALAVLALLRGELRDFSPAEVTGRSWGALAYLMVAGSLVAFTAYVWLLHHAPISLVSTYAYVNPAVAVALGALVAAEPVTAQVLLGGAVIVAGVALVVSTERPRRPVDGAEPAANRR
- a CDS encoding A24 family peptidase, whose protein sequence is MSAGLVTAVALLGALAGGAAPTVARRFTTARPPHATPDGPPVRPGTSPPTGRPRPGWTAVVGAAVGAVVLGGLAADRGADPALPALLLVAAVGLVLVPVDLACLRLPDPLVAAVAVGGGAGLVGAALVTGAADRLPPALAGAALSLTGYVVLALLPGSRLGFGDVKLAAALGLPLGWLGWPTLGLGLLLPHLLNGVAVLALLATRRVRRDTPLPFGPALLAGFWLAVLLG